The following proteins come from a genomic window of Montipora foliosa isolate CH-2021 chromosome 2, ASM3666993v2, whole genome shotgun sequence:
- the LOC137989355 gene encoding neuronal acetylcholine receptor subunit alpha-4-like, with amino-acid sequence MASRRLRSIQWSFPMFWSLALVLAAEEFKCCQAHVNRTRIETTLIKALFKDYDPRGRPVLNLSEPVLVKFGLAYSNLHSLDEKNQVLTSNVWIRQVCKIHSTSRKARKARHSK; translated from the exons ATGGCTTCCCGCAGATTGAGATCAATCCAGTGGAGTTTTCCTATGTTCTGGTCGCTTGCACTTGTTTTGGCGGCTGAGGAATTTAAAT GTTGCCAGGCTCATGTAAATCGTACTAGAATCGAAACAACTTTGATCAAAGCACTTTTCAAGGACTACGACCCTAGAGGCAGACCGGTTTTGAACCTGTCGGAACCTGTTTTGGTCAAGTTTGGTTTAGCTTACAGCAATCTTCATAGTTTG GATGAGAAAAATCAAGTCTTGACAAGCAACGTTTGGATAAGACAGGTCTGTAAAATTCACAGCACTTcaagaaaagcaagaaaagcACGACATTCAAAATGA